A single bacterium DNA region contains:
- a CDS encoding DUF3987 domain-containing protein, producing MPVLASLGIVSVALSKKFVVSPKPDWIESVNIYCQIAMQPASNKSQTLKFLKSPVDEWEQKEIERIRPEREAALSHIKMQEIELKKLSKTLLKAKAKQDEIENAKKEIPELESKLRELRDSLPIIPQSYTTDVTSESLATLLDEQKGIVAIISDEGGVTEVLSGLYSNGSANVDILVEYIKANPKLRGKQTGELLIDSLRESYPCTQR from the coding sequence ATGCCTGTATTGGCTTCGCTGGGGATTGTTTCGGTCGCTTTATCTAAAAAGTTTGTGGTGTCACCTAAGCCGGATTGGATAGAGTCGGTAAACATTTATTGTCAGATTGCAATGCAGCCTGCCAGTAACAAATCACAAACTCTTAAATTTCTCAAATCTCCGGTTGATGAATGGGAGCAAAAAGAAATCGAACGAATTAGACCGGAAAGAGAAGCCGCCTTATCCCATATCAAAATGCAGGAGATTGAGCTTAAAAAGCTATCTAAGACATTGCTAAAAGCAAAGGCTAAGCAAGACGAAATAGAAAATGCAAAAAAAGAAATTCCCGAATTAGAGAGTAAGCTTCGAGAATTAAGAGATAGCCTGCCTATCATTCCGCAATCCTATACCACGGATGTGACCTCGGAATCTTTGGCAACTCTTTTGGATGAGCAAAAGGGAATAGTAGCCATAATATCAGATGAGGGCGGCGTAACTGAGGTTCTGTCAGGTCTTTACAGTAACGGCAGCGCGAATGTGGATATCCTTGTGGAATACATTAAAGCAAATCCTAAACTTAGAGGAAAGCAAACTGGTGAGCTGTTGATTGATTCCTTAAGAGAGTCTTACCCCTGCACTCAAAGGTAA